In one window of Meleagris gallopavo isolate NT-WF06-2002-E0010 breed Aviagen turkey brand Nicholas breeding stock chromosome 4, Turkey_5.1, whole genome shotgun sequence DNA:
- the TRMT9B gene encoding LOW QUALITY PROTEIN: probable tRNA methyltransferase 9B (The sequence of the model RefSeq protein was modified relative to this genomic sequence to represent the inferred CDS: inserted 1 base in 1 codon), which produces MEHEATQLEKQHVHSVYENTAAYFNDLQSKAWPRVRNFLLEQKPGSLVADIGCGTGKYLSVNSQVYNLGCDYCGPLVEIARKRGEEVLVCDNLNLPFRDQCFNAVISIGVIHHFSTKQRRIKAIKEMARVLMPGGQMMVYVWAMEQKNRHFEKQDVFVPWNKALCSRHFSESNQSGDKGEFVHAVKSQDIYPAEVLSSDYSYQTNLQPETDSKRPHSTDHCLSRACCMKISEEENRFYSALGRSFRSWFFSRSLDESALRKQTEKLKPLKNEGEWTNSTVPIQQSRHCSLDLGHHRALLKEQCLDDDDVFVESSPVKKLPWSQAIHALKDLSLNGGHQSAARSKDEEAAFINGPVEDKDHSCSCNKDDAVKSNASRXFKRTSTTDSTDSALDSAVSVGDQTGDTLDTKAFMRYYHVFREGELCSLIEENVPELLILSSCYDHGNWCIIAEKRGQQP; this is translated from the exons ATGGAACATGAGGCTACCCAGCTAGAAAAGCAGCATGTGCATAGTGTGTATGAAAATACAGCTGCCTACTTTAATGatctgcagagcaaagcatgGCCTCGTGTGAGAAACTTTCTGTTGGAGCAAAAGCCTGGCAGTCTCGTTGCTGACATAG gTTGTGGAACTGGAAAATATCTCAGTGTCAACAGTCAGGTGTACAATCTCGGCTGTGATTACTGTGGACCACTGGTAGAAATCGCAAGGAAGAGAGGTGAAGAAGTTCTGGTTTGTGACAACCTTAACCTTCCCTTTAGAGACCAGTGCTTCAATGCAGTCATTTCCATTGGAG TGATCCATCATTTCTCAACTAAACAAAGAAGAATCAAAGCAATAAAGGAAATGGCGAGAGTACTGATGCCTGGAGGCCAGATGATGGTTTATGTTTGGGCTATGGAACAAAAGAATCGTCACTTTGAGAAACAAGATGTATTTGTTCCCTGGAACAAGGCTCTGTGCTCGCGGCATTTTTCAGAATCGAATCAATCTGGAGATAAGGGAGAGTTTGTGCATGCAGTAAAAAGCCAAGATATATACCCTGCAGAGGTACTGAGCTCTGATTACAGCTACCAAACCAATCTACAACCAGAAACTGATTCAAAACGTCCCCACAGTACGGACCATTGCTTATCCAGAGCCTGCTGCATGaaaatttctgaagaagaaaatagattttacaGTGCTCTTGGAAGATCTTTCCGCTCATGGTTTTTCTCCAGATCCCTTGATGAATCAGCcctcagaaagcaaactgaaaagttaaagcctctgaagaatgaaggaGAATGGACAAACAGTACCGTGCCTATTCAGCAGTCACGACACTGCAGTTTGGATTTAGGTCATCACAGGGCACTGCTAAAAGAACAATGTTTAGATGATGATGATGTGTTTGTAGAGAGCTCACCTGTCAAAAAACTGCCGTGGTCACAAGCCATACATGCACTGAAGGATTTGAGTTTAAATGGAGGGCACCAAAGTGCAGCTCGGAGTAAGGATGAAGAAGCTGCATTTATAAATGGCCCAGTGGAAGACAAGGaccacagctgcagctgtaatAAAGATGATGCTGTTAAGTCTAATGCCAGTA TTTTCAAAAGAACTTCAACAACTGACTCCACTGACTCTGCTTTGGATTCAGCAGTGTCTGTTGGAGACCAAACTGGTGACACACTGGATACAAAAGCCTTCATGCGCTATTATCATGTTTTTCGGGAAGGGGAGCTTTGCTCTCTGATAGAAGAGAACGTGCCTGAGCTTCTGATACTTTCTTCCTGCTATGACCACGGAAACTGGTGCATTATTGCAGAGAAAAGAGGACAACAGCcgtaa